A genomic segment from Desulfuromonas sp. encodes:
- a CDS encoding DNA-formamidopyrimidine glycosylase, with amino-acid sequence MPELPEVETVRRGIEPLLVGQTVARLICRVPKLRWEIDPELNRKIANQKINAVNRRAKYLLIHLDHSVLVVHLGMTGILRVLDASVEPLKHDHFDLIFHNGTCLRLNDSRRFGAIFLVDGKPEESPPFRYLGPEPLSANFNVEYLFARSRKCSGSVKSFLMNQKIVVGVGNIYACEALFAAGIDPRRAAHRISASRYEGLVRQVKAVLTEAIRQGGTTIRDFAGSDGKPGYFKQQLKVYGREGEPCVVCHEPIRNVRLAGRSTFFCPKCQR; translated from the coding sequence GTGCCGGAGCTGCCGGAAGTCGAAACGGTACGGCGCGGCATTGAACCGCTGCTGGTCGGTCAGACCGTCGCGCGGCTGATCTGCCGGGTGCCGAAGCTGCGCTGGGAGATCGATCCGGAGCTCAACCGCAAGATTGCCAATCAGAAAATCAATGCCGTTAACCGGCGCGCCAAGTACCTGCTGATCCATTTAGATCATTCCGTTTTGGTGGTTCACCTCGGCATGACCGGGATCCTGCGTGTACTGGATGCTTCGGTTGAGCCGCTCAAGCATGATCATTTCGATCTCATTTTCCATAACGGAACATGCCTCCGTCTCAATGACAGCCGTCGATTCGGCGCTATTTTCCTGGTTGATGGAAAACCTGAAGAATCGCCGCCATTCCGGTATCTTGGGCCCGAACCGTTAAGTGCCAACTTTAATGTTGAATATCTGTTTGCCCGGTCGCGAAAATGCAGCGGCTCGGTCAAAAGCTTTTTAATGAACCAGAAGATTGTCGTCGGCGTCGGCAACATCTACGCCTGTGAAGCCCTGTTTGCCGCCGGAATCGACCCGCGGCGGGCCGCCCATCGTATTTCGGCGAGCCGTTATGAAGGCCTGGTCAGGCAGGTCAAGGCGGTCCTGACTGAGGCGATCCGCCAGGGCGGCACCACCATCCGCGATTTTGCCGGCAGCGACGGCAAGCCCGGTTACTTCAAACAGCAGTTGAAAGTCTACGGGCGCGAGGGTGAGCCATGCGTTGTCTGTCACGAACCGATCCGCAACGTCAGGCTGGCCGGGCG
- a CDS encoding peptide ABC transporter permease produces the protein MLKVILRNRLALTGAIIVASMFVLAIFASLLGGDPGAIDISSRLQPPSWQHLMGTDDLGRDVWTRMLYAARISLLVGFVAVGIATLIGVILGALSGFYSGWVDSVIMRFVDLMLCFPSFFLILAVIAFLEPSIWNIMIIIGLTSWMGVARLVRAEFLSLRERDFVLAARAIGGSDSRVIFRHILPNALSPVLVSATLGVAGAILTESALSFLGIGVQPPTPSWGNMLIAGKQTLGTAWWLSAFPGLAILVTVLGYNLLGEGIRDLFDPRMQD, from the coding sequence ATGTTGAAAGTTATTCTCCGTAATCGACTGGCATTAACCGGGGCGATTATCGTTGCCAGCATGTTTGTCCTGGCGATTTTCGCGTCGTTGCTCGGAGGTGATCCGGGGGCGATTGATATCTCGTCGCGCCTGCAGCCGCCGAGCTGGCAGCACCTGATGGGCACCGATGACCTCGGGCGGGATGTCTGGACCCGGATGCTCTATGCGGCCCGCATTTCGCTTCTGGTCGGGTTTGTTGCAGTCGGCATCGCAACCCTGATCGGCGTGATTCTCGGGGCGCTTTCCGGATTCTACAGCGGCTGGGTCGATTCGGTGATCATGCGCTTTGTCGATCTCATGCTCTGTTTCCCGTCATTCTTTCTGATTCTGGCGGTCATCGCCTTTCTTGAGCCCTCAATCTGGAACATCATGATCATTATCGGCCTGACCAGCTGGATGGGCGTCGCCCGTCTGGTCCGCGCCGAATTCCTCTCACTGCGCGAGCGGGATTTCGTACTCGCAGCCCGGGCGATCGGCGGGAGCGACAGCCGTGTCATCTTTCGCCATATCCTGCCGAATGCTCTCTCGCCAGTCCTGGTTTCAGCGACCCTCGGGGTTGCCGGGGCGATCCTGACCGAGAGTGCCCTCTCTTTCCTCGGAATCGGCGTCCAGCCACCGACCCCATCCTGGGGCAATATGCTGATTGCCGGCAAGCAAACCCTCGGTACCGCCTGGTGGCTATCGGCCTTTCCCGGGTTGGCGATCCTGGTAACGGTTCTCGGTTACAACCTGCTCGGTGAAGGGATCCGCGACCTCTTTGACCCCCGGATGCAGGACTAA